The following coding sequences are from one Saprospiraceae bacterium window:
- a CDS encoding MotA/TolQ/ExbB proton channel family protein has protein sequence MFLTFLLQIDTTGTGTSMASKNIFDIILQSGPLGVGIIAIQVLLVVVALYIFIERFLTIKAVVKEDDRVMQNLRANIGSGNIATIQSICASSDTPLARMVEKGLQRLGRPMPEIENAIENVGRVETFRLEKKVNYLSLIARLAPMFGFLGTIMGVIKIFYDISLTDNLSVGVISGGLYQKMLTSAGGLLVGIIAFIGYYFLTMMLDEEVNKLERSSIEFMDMLHTPVK, from the coding sequence ATGTTTTTGACATTCTTGTTACAAATCGACACCACCGGTACAGGTACTTCAATGGCATCCAAGAATATTTTTGATATCATTCTTCAGAGTGGTCCGCTTGGTGTAGGGATCATTGCGATTCAAGTATTACTTGTGGTAGTTGCATTGTATATTTTTATAGAAAGATTTCTGACTATCAAAGCTGTGGTGAAGGAAGATGATAGGGTGATGCAAAATTTGAGAGCCAATATCGGAAGTGGAAACATAGCGACTATTCAGAGTATCTGTGCATCCAGTGATACTCCGCTTGCTCGAATGGTCGAAAAAGGCTTGCAAAGACTTGGACGTCCCATGCCTGAAATTGAGAATGCAATAGAAAATGTGGGTCGTGTAGAAACTTTTAGATTGGAGAAAAAAGTGAATTATTTGTCACTCATAGCTAGATTGGCCCCTATGTTTGGATTCCTTGGAACGATCATGGGAGTTATCAAAATTTTCTATGACATATCGTTGACAGACAATCTTTCAGTAGGGGTAATTTCAGGTGGTCTTTACCAAAAGATGCTTACATCTGCAGGAGGATTGTTGGTAGGTATCATTGCATTCATCGGTTACTATTTCCTAACAATGATGCTGGATGAAGAAGTGAATAAATTAGAGCGTAGCAGTATTGAGTTCATGGATATGCTACATACACCGGTTAAATAA
- a CDS encoding amino acid permease has protein sequence MSNLFRKKSLTALIADAQPDEKGLKRTLGTFALVALGIGAIIGAGIFVRTAAAAGSHAGPGVVWSFVIAGLGCALAGLCYAEFSSMIPVAGSAYTYSYATMGELVAWIIGWDLVLEYALGAATVSIAWSEYLNNLLQSYFNTSIPYQWCHSPMQTSAAGVSGIMNVPAVFILLVLSLILIRGTSQSALVNNIIVIIKVAIVLMFILLGWSFINPVNHVPFVPDNTGVFGSFGWSGVLRGAGIVFFAYIGFDAVSTAAQEAKKPQVGMPIGILGSLVFCTILYILFSYVLTGVANYKDFGVNGPGHEASVAWAIQTYMHGYGWLANLITLAILAGFSSVILVMLLGQSRVFYSMSRDGLLPPIFSEIHPRFHTPWKSNILLFIFVGFFGALLPGDVVGDMTSIGTLFAFVLVCIGVIVMRKSDPDASRPFKTPWVPVVPILGALVCLAMIFGLGWANWSRLLVWLVVGIVIYFGYSQHHSRLDKQ, from the coding sequence ATGTCAAACCTATTTCGAAAAAAATCATTGACAGCACTTATTGCTGACGCCCAACCTGATGAAAAAGGTCTTAAAAGAACCTTGGGTACATTTGCCTTGGTTGCTCTTGGAATTGGAGCCATTATCGGAGCCGGAATTTTTGTGCGGACAGCTGCAGCTGCAGGCTCACATGCCGGTCCGGGTGTAGTTTGGTCATTCGTCATTGCGGGTCTGGGATGCGCTTTGGCAGGACTTTGCTATGCTGAGTTTTCTTCAATGATCCCTGTTGCAGGTAGTGCTTATACTTATAGCTATGCGACAATGGGAGAGCTGGTGGCCTGGATTATAGGTTGGGACCTAGTCCTTGAATATGCCTTAGGTGCAGCTACAGTATCAATTGCTTGGTCAGAATACCTCAATAACCTGCTGCAATCCTATTTTAACACCTCGATACCCTACCAGTGGTGTCATTCTCCAATGCAAACCTCAGCTGCGGGAGTATCCGGCATAATGAATGTGCCCGCAGTATTCATTTTATTGGTCCTTTCCCTCATCTTGATACGCGGTACATCCCAATCTGCATTGGTTAATAATATTATTGTCATCATCAAAGTTGCAATCGTACTTATGTTTATTCTCTTGGGCTGGTCATTCATCAATCCGGTCAATCATGTTCCGTTTGTACCGGATAACACCGGTGTTTTTGGTTCATTCGGCTGGTCAGGAGTATTAAGGGGAGCAGGTATTGTTTTCTTTGCATATATAGGATTCGATGCAGTATCTACGGCTGCCCAGGAAGCCAAAAAGCCTCAGGTGGGTATGCCTATAGGCATACTCGGCTCTCTTGTATTTTGCACCATCTTATATATTCTTTTTTCTTATGTCCTCACAGGTGTTGCAAATTATAAGGATTTTGGCGTCAATGGTCCTGGTCATGAAGCATCTGTAGCTTGGGCTATTCAAACTTATATGCATGGTTATGGATGGCTTGCCAACTTGATCACTTTGGCAATTTTGGCTGGATTTTCATCAGTCATTTTGGTAATGTTATTAGGACAATCCAGAGTTTTCTATTCGATGAGTCGTGATGGCTTGCTCCCTCCTATTTTTTCAGAAATTCATCCTCGATTCCACACACCATGGAAATCGAATATTTTATTATTTATTTTCGTTGGATTTTTTGGTGCTTTATTACCAGGAGATGTTGTCGGTGACATGACGAGTATTGGTACTTTATTCGCTTTTGTCCTGGTATGTATTGGTGTCATTGTCATGCGAAAATCAGATCCGGATGCAAGTAGGCCTTTTAAAACCCCTTGGGTACCCGTGGTACCTATTTTGGGTGCACTAGTTTGTTTGGCAATGATATTTGGTCTGGGCTGGGCCAACTGGTCCAGATTGTTGGTTTGGCTTGTTGTTGGGATTGTAATATACTTTGGTTATTCTCAGCATCACAGCAGGTTGGACAAACAGTAA
- a CDS encoding fumarylacetoacetate hydrolase family protein: MSIFCVGRNYVLHAQELNNPVPAEPLIFMKPNTALLRDNKDFYFPNFSKQIHFEVELVLKIGKKAKCVAVNKALEYISHFSLGIDFTARDIQEKCKKNGHPWEIAKAFDHSAVLGEMIEISDSRLDDIAFSLTKNKNIVQSGNSKDMLFKPNHIINYISQFFTLQVNDLIFTGTPAGVGPIQIGDQYEGFIGQKSIFSCKIK, encoded by the coding sequence ATGTCTATATTTTGTGTAGGGCGCAATTATGTTTTGCATGCTCAGGAACTCAACAATCCTGTTCCTGCTGAACCTTTAATTTTTATGAAACCCAATACAGCTTTACTCAGGGACAATAAGGACTTCTATTTTCCAAACTTCAGCAAGCAAATTCACTTTGAAGTTGAATTGGTACTTAAGATTGGAAAAAAAGCCAAGTGTGTTGCAGTGAACAAAGCTTTGGAATACATATCACACTTCAGTCTGGGCATCGATTTTACGGCTCGTGACATTCAAGAAAAATGTAAAAAAAATGGCCATCCCTGGGAGATCGCCAAGGCCTTTGATCATTCCGCAGTATTGGGAGAGATGATTGAAATTTCAGATTCTCGATTAGATGATATTGCTTTTTCCCTAACAAAAAACAAAAATATCGTTCAATCAGGGAACAGCAAGGACATGCTTTTCAAACCGAACCATATAATTAACTACATTTCTCAGTTTTTTACTCTTCAGGTAAATGACTTAATTTTTACAGGTACTCCGGCCGGTGTAGGTCCTATCCAAATAGGTGATCAGTATGAAGGGTTTATTGGACAAAAGTCTATTTTTTCTTGTAAGATAAAATAA
- a CDS encoding OmpA family protein — protein sequence MGKFSNIFYYTCIFVLSWIDLNSQVSNATVISIINSGFEGEAGCCKTPMGWINCGHAGETPPDIQPELSITGHALFGVTKIPYEGKTYVGMVVRSNETWERVSQRLTSKMLKGQCYSFSIFACRSDSYLSAQKENENVLLEYTTPVVLRIWGGEAYCHQKELLGESKLVDNLDWEMFQFELRPKTDLEYFEIEAFYKTPVLLPYNGNVLIDQASDLVPIPCPGTPDYKNYLAQKEKQLAQVKKKVDSQKPSSKPPANSLPVAQQKSETKILKQLDSKSVKVGQTIKIEKLYFDIDSSRIKPESYTVLNEVYDFLLKNPSIKIEVGGHTNSRPSPDFADRLSTRRAQAVRDYLVELGIDSTRINFKGYGKRSPIASNSTPEGRALNQRVEIKILSVL from the coding sequence TTGGGTAAATTTTCAAATATATTTTACTATACCTGCATTTTTGTTCTCAGCTGGATAGACCTAAATTCCCAGGTTTCCAATGCCACCGTTATATCGATCATTAATTCCGGCTTCGAGGGTGAAGCAGGATGTTGCAAAACCCCTATGGGATGGATCAATTGCGGTCATGCAGGAGAAACCCCACCTGACATCCAGCCCGAACTCTCAATTACCGGCCATGCATTGTTTGGCGTCACCAAAATTCCTTATGAAGGAAAAACCTATGTCGGGATGGTGGTTCGATCCAATGAAACCTGGGAACGTGTATCTCAGAGACTTACTTCTAAGATGTTGAAAGGACAATGTTATTCCTTTTCGATTTTTGCTTGTCGCTCAGATTCTTACCTTTCCGCACAAAAAGAGAACGAGAACGTGCTTCTGGAGTATACGACTCCAGTTGTCCTTCGAATTTGGGGTGGTGAGGCTTATTGCCATCAAAAGGAACTATTGGGTGAATCTAAGTTGGTGGATAATCTGGATTGGGAGATGTTCCAATTTGAATTACGCCCAAAAACGGATTTGGAATACTTTGAAATCGAAGCATTTTACAAAACACCTGTGCTCTTGCCTTACAATGGGAATGTATTGATTGATCAAGCATCGGATTTGGTACCTATTCCTTGTCCGGGAACACCTGATTACAAAAACTATCTTGCACAAAAAGAAAAGCAGCTAGCACAAGTCAAGAAAAAAGTAGATTCCCAAAAACCTAGCTCAAAACCGCCAGCAAATAGCCTTCCGGTAGCACAGCAAAAAAGCGAAACTAAAATATTAAAGCAACTTGATTCGAAGTCAGTTAAAGTAGGGCAAACCATAAAAATCGAGAAATTGTATTTTGACATTGATAGCTCGAGAATCAAACCTGAATCCTACACTGTATTGAACGAAGTCTATGATTTTCTGCTTAAAAATCCAAGTATCAAGATAGAAGTTGGAGGACATACCAATAGTCGCCCTTCGCCAGACTTTGCAGATAGGTTGTCGACACGAAGAGCACAGGCTGTGAGAGATTATCTGGTGGAATTGGGAATTGACTCAACCAGAATTAATTTTAAAGGATATGGAAAGAGATCGCCAATCGCTAGCAATTCAACTCCGGAAGGAAGAGCATTGAACCAAAGAGTCGAAATTAAAATATTGTCCGTACTGTAA